A part of Daphnia pulex isolate KAP4 chromosome 6, ASM2113471v1 genomic DNA contains:
- the LOC124195941 gene encoding chymotrypsin-2-like, with product MFGSCWIYTAVFVYAFMLAVLKTGAVTKDVTIFGDDSISRNETTKVNFTRIVGGAWAKRGAYPYQVAIFVKKEFTCGGTLLEGGLHVLTAAHCINPLGREAGLITLYFRTTVLNPLDAIHIERKAAKFVTHPSYNSTSFENDLGVITLSKPVFEIRPVKLERVDPFNQTHIGKEATVIGWGRTRQVLHPAMSSGAASNHLRHVNVTILDTKDCSVLYYHDYELSDGKRLCASTLFGKSICQGDSGGPLLINGLQVGINSAAAGCADPRFPALFIRVAAYVDWIKTVVGKSVPVMPVTLITAA from the exons ATGTTCGGATCG tGTTGGATTTATACAGCGGTGTTCGTCTACGCCTTCATGTTGGCAGTGCTGAAAACCGGGGCTGTGACGAAAGACGTTACCATTTTTGGAGATGACAGCAtatcaagaaatgaaacaactAAAGTCAACTTTACTC GAATTGTTGGTGGTGCCTGGGCTAAAAGAGGAGCTTATCCTTACCAG GTGGCCATATTTGTCAAAAAAGAGTTCACTTGTGGAGGGACTTTACTTGAAGGTGGACTTCATGTACTGACGGCTGCCCACTGTATAAATCC CTTGGGAAGAGAAGCGGGACTGATAACTCTTTATTTTCGGACTACTGTTTTGAACCCTTTGGACGCTATtcacattgaaagaaaagctGCAAAATTTGTGACGCATCCATCTTATAACAGCACTTCGTTT GAAAATGACCTTGGTGTTATTACCCTTTCCAAACCGGTCTTCGAAATTCGTCCCGTGAAACTTGAACGAGTCGATCCCTTCAACCAAACTCATATCGGAAAAGAAGCTACTGTAATCGGATGGGGACGAACGCGACAG GTTTTGCATCCTGCAATGTCTTCTGGTGCAGCGTCTAACCATTTACGACATGTCAATGTAACCATCCTCGACACAAAGGACTGTTCCGTTTTATATTACCATGATTATGAGCTCAGTGATGGGAAACGGTTATGTGCTTCCACCTTATTCGGAAAGAGTATTTGCCAG GGCGATAGTGGCGGCCCACTGCTAATTAATGGCCTGCAAGTTGGAATCAACAGCGCTGCAGCAGGATGTGCCGACCC GCGATTTCCTGCTCTTTTCATCCGCGTTGCTGCCTACGTAGACTGGATCAAGACTGTAGTGGGCAAAAGCGTTCCAGTCATGCCAGTAACACTAATAACAGCAGCATAA